From the Neobacillus sp. PS3-34 genome, the window CTTTTCTATCGACAACGAAACGGCCAAAGCCATCCCAGCCGCCAGTCTGATTGGCAGCTTCATCATACATATCTGCTTCGATACTGATAAACGCATCTGCAATCACACCATAAGCTTCAGCCCAAGCATTGATGATTTCATCTGTTGCAGCCTCTCCTAATACTTCTTTAATAGCTAAAAGCAAGTGCTTTCCTACAATTGGATAGTGCTCTGGTTTAATACCAAGGCTTCTATGTTTATGGGCGATTTGCTTCACGACAGGAATGATCGCACCAAGATTATCAATATATTTTGCCGCAGCATAAACAGTTCCAGCAAGCGCTTTTTGCTGTCTGCCCTGCTTTTGGTTGGCATGGTTAAAAATATTTAATAGTTCAGGGTGGCTGCTGAACATTAATTGATAAAAAGTAGTTGTAATTTTTTCACCGTGTTCTTCCAATACAGGTACAGTAGATTTAATGATGTCGATGGTTTTTTGATTTAACAAACGAAACACTCCTTATGTTTTCACTGTGTGCATAGTGATTATATGAAACATTTCACTAGAATTAAGTGATATAAATCACACGGAGTGTTATTTTAGAATATTTTTTTAAAAAATGGTTATTTAGTACTCCATCTTTCCAGCTTATGTATATTTCTAGTGAATAACCGTGCCAGGAATTTTGGAAAGCCTGCCTCGGCTATTTTTTCTTCCACCCGCTGCTTCATTTCATCAGAATTAATATTGGGCAGCACAAATTCTCCATTTTCATAGCAATGGCTGCAGTATTTGCTGCTCTTATCACCATTTTTTTCTGTTCCTCCACCTTTTTCATCCTTCGATAATGGCATTCCGCAACTCTGGCAATTTTTATATATACTCATTGGTACACCTCTTTCTAATAACATAATTCCATTTTAATAATCAAAACACATTATAACAACAAGAGAAAAAACTTCTGGCAGCTATACCTCTTTTTTTGCTTTGAACGGAATCTCCAACCCCGCAATACCATCCTGGTTTAAAAGTCTTAATAAGTAGGGAAAGATACCTTACATAGTCATAAAATAAGGCTGGTTTTGCATAGATTGTTGTTATGGAACATGGTCAAAAAATCACTTACCGGTTAATACTATGTTTCAAATTGCATCAATTTGAAGAAAAGAGCCTACAGAATTAGGAGTGGCAAAAATGAAAAAAGGATTAGGCACTGGTGTGATCATTGTCGGTATCATCGTCATAATAGCAGTCATGCTAATGGGCAGCTATAATGGCTTTGTAAATGCCGAGGAAGATGTAAACCAATCTTATGCGCAAATTGAAAACCAATTACAAAGAAGGCTGGACTTAATTCCAAATCTCGTAAAAACGGTTAAAGGATATGCAGCACATGAAAAAGGGGTTATCCAATCGATTTCAGATGCACGGGCACGCCTAGCTGGAGCAAAAACACCGCAGGAGGAAGCTACTGCAAACGCCGATCTTTCAAACGCTTTAAGCCGTTTGCTTGTTGTGGTGGAAAATTATCCGAATTTAAAAGCTGACGCGCAATTTACACGTCTCATGGACGAGCTGGCAGGAACTGAAAACCGCCTGGCCGTTGCCCGCAGAGATTATAATGCACAAGTCGCGGTTTATAACAAGAAAGTGAAAAGATTTCCTGGAGCGATCATAGCAGGTATGACCGGGTTTGACCAAAAGCAATACTTTAAAGCAGATCCAAGAGCGCAAGAGGCACCAAAAGTGGACTTCGGAGGAAACGGGTAATGATCTTTAAAAGAGTCCTGGCTCTTTTCACTTTCATTCTGTTTTCCACCCCGCTGCTTGGCTCCTCTGCCTCAGCAGCGGCAAACCCAATTCCAGCGCCCGTTGGAGATATTTACGTCCAGGACTTTGCTAATGTACTCTCTCCCCAGGAAAAAGTCGAACTCATTCGTTATGGCAAATCGATCGATGATAAGACAACCAATCAAATCGCTGTCCTGACTGTTAATTCGTTGGGTGGCATGGATATTGATGAATTCGCCAATAAAGCTTATCGATCTTATGGCCTTGGCACTAAAGAAAAGGATAACGGCGTTTTGCTCGTACTGGCAATGAAGGATAAGAAGGTTCGGATCGAAGTCGGCTACGGCCTTGA encodes:
- a CDS encoding LemA family protein, which codes for MKKGLGTGVIIVGIIVIIAVMLMGSYNGFVNAEEDVNQSYAQIENQLQRRLDLIPNLVKTVKGYAAHEKGVIQSISDARARLAGAKTPQEEATANADLSNALSRLLVVVENYPNLKADAQFTRLMDELAGTENRLAVARRDYNAQVAVYNKKVKRFPGAIIAGMTGFDQKQYFKADPRAQEAPKVDFGGNG
- a CDS encoding zinc ribbon domain-containing protein, with product MSIYKNCQSCGMPLSKDEKGGGTEKNGDKSSKYCSHCYENGEFVLPNINSDEMKQRVEEKIAEAGFPKFLARLFTRNIHKLERWSTK